The following proteins are encoded in a genomic region of Streptococcus gwangjuense:
- a CDS encoding HIT family protein, whose translation MCLICQRIELIKAGENPYFVRELETGYLVIGDHQYFAGYSLFLAKEHVTELHHLEKETRIRFLEEMSLVQEAVAKAFTAEKMNIELLGNGDAHLHWHLFPRRRGDMNGHGLKGRGPVWWVPFEEMTAETCQVKPDEIKQLVKRLSPEVDNLLEIKE comes from the coding sequence ATGTGTTTGATTTGCCAGAGAATTGAGCTCATTAAAGCTGGGGAAAATCCCTACTTTGTGAGAGAACTAGAAACAGGCTATCTTGTGATTGGAGATCACCAGTATTTTGCAGGCTATAGTCTCTTTCTAGCCAAGGAACACGTCACCGAATTGCATCATTTAGAGAAGGAAACTAGAATCCGTTTTCTAGAGGAAATGAGTTTAGTCCAAGAGGCAGTTGCCAAGGCCTTTACTGCCGAGAAAATGAATATCGAACTGCTAGGAAATGGTGATGCCCATCTTCATTGGCATCTGTTTCCTAGACGAAGAGGTGATATGAATGGTCACGGTCTCAAGGGACGTGGTCCAGTCTGGTGGGTTCCCTTTGAAGAAATGACAGCAGAAACCTGCCAAGTAAAACCTGATGAGATTAAACAATTAGTCAAACGTTTATCGCCAGAAGTAGACAACCTATTAGAAATAAAGGAGTAG
- a CDS encoding nitroreductase family protein has protein sequence MKFLELNKKRHATKHFTDKPVDPKDVRTAIEIATLAPSAHNSQPWKFVVVREKNAELAKLAYGSNFEQVSSAPVTIALFTDTDLAKRARKIARVGGAKNFSEEQLQYFMKNLPAEFARYNEQQVSDYLALNAGLVAMNLVLALTDQGIGSNLILGFDKSKINEVLDIEDRFRPELLITVGYTDEKLEPSYRLPVDEIIDKR, from the coding sequence ATGAAATTTCTTGAATTAAATAAAAAACGTCATGCGACTAAGCATTTCACTGATAAGCCGGTTGATCCAAAAGATGTGCGTACGGCTATCGAAATTGCAACCTTGGCTCCAAGTGCCCACAACAGCCAGCCTTGGAAATTTGTGGTTGTTCGTGAGAAAAATGCTGAATTGGCAAAGTTGGCTTATGGCTCGAACTTTGAGCAGGTATCATCAGCGCCTGTAACCATTGCCCTCTTTACAGATACGGACTTAGCCAAACGTGCTCGCAAGATTGCTCGTGTCGGTGGTGCAAAGAATTTTTCAGAAGAACAACTTCAATACTTCATGAAAAATTTGCCTGCTGAATTTGCACGTTACAATGAACAACAGGTCAGCGACTACCTAGCCCTCAATGCAGGTTTGGTTGCTATGAACTTGGTTCTCGCTCTTACAGACCAAGGAATCGGATCAAATCTGATTCTTGGTTTTGACAAATCAAAAATCAATGAAGTTTTGGACATCGAAGACCGTTTCCGCCCAGAACTCTTGATTACAGTGGGTTACACAGACGAAAAATTGGAACCAAGCTACCGCTTGCCAGTAGATGAAATCATCGATAAAAGATAG
- a CDS encoding amino acid ABC transporter substrate-binding protein, producing the protein MKKFSLLLAILPFLVACGNQTTPKETSFQKTIVVATAGDVPPFDYEDKGNLTGFDIEVLKAVDEKLSDYEIQFQRTAWESIFPGLDSGHYQAAANNLSYTKERAEKYLYSLPISNNPLVLVSNKKNPLTSLDQIAGKTTQEDTGTSNAQFINNWNQKHTDNPATIDFSGEDIGKRILDLANGEFDFLVFDKVSVQKIIKDRGLDLSVVDLPSADSPNNYIVFSSDQKEFKKQFDKALKELYQDGTLEKLSNTYLGGSYLPDQSQLQ; encoded by the coding sequence ATGAAAAAATTTAGCCTATTATTAGCCATCCTCCCATTTTTGGTTGCCTGTGGAAATCAAACTACACCCAAAGAGACTAGTTTTCAAAAGACAATCGTCGTTGCTACAGCTGGTGATGTGCCACCATTTGACTACGAAGACAAGGGCAATCTGACAGGCTTCGATATCGAAGTTCTAAAAGCAGTAGATGAAAAACTCAGCGACTACGAGATTCAATTCCAAAGAACTGCTTGGGAGAGCATCTTCCCAGGACTGGATTCTGGTCACTATCAAGCTGCAGCCAATAACTTGAGTTACACAAAAGAGCGTGCTGAAAAATACCTCTACTCACTTCCAATTTCGAACAATCCCCTCGTCCTTGTCAGCAACAAGAAAAATCCTCTGACTTCACTTGACCAAATCGCTGGCAAAACAACGCAAGAGGATACTGGAACTTCAAACGCTCAATTCATCAATAACTGGAATCAAAAACACACTGACAATCCCGCTACTATCGATTTTTCTGGTGAAGATATCGGTAAACGAATTTTAGACCTTGCTAACGGAGAGTTTGATTTCCTAGTCTTTGACAAAGTATCCGTTCAAAAGATTATCAAGGACCGTGGATTAGACCTTTCAGTTGTTGATTTACCTTCTGCCGATAGCCCCAACAACTATATCGTTTTCTCAAGCGACCAAAAAGAGTTTAAAAAGCAATTTGATAAAGCGCTCAAAGAACTCTATCAAGATGGAACCCTTGAAAAGCTCAGCAATACCTATCTAGGTGGTTCTTACCTTCCAGATCAATCTCAATTACAATAA
- a CDS encoding metallophosphoesterase family protein — protein sequence MNHKIAILSDIHGNATALEAVIADAKNQGVSEYWLLGDIFLPGPGAHDLVALLKDLPITASVRGNWDDCVLEALDGEYGLKNPQEIQSMRMTQFLMERMDPATIVWLRSLPLLEKKEIEGLRFSISHNLPNKNYGGDLLVENDTEKFDKLLDDEVDVAVYGHVHKQLLRYGSQGQQIINPGSIGMPYFNWEALKNHRAQYSVIEVEDGELLNIQFRKVAYDYEAELELAKSKGLPFIEMYEELRREDNYQGHNLELLASLIEKHGYVEDVKNFFDFL from the coding sequence ATGAACCATAAAATCGCAATTTTATCAGATATTCATGGCAATGCAACAGCCTTAGAAGCAGTGATTGCAGATGCTAAAAATCAAGGAGTCAGTGAATACTGGCTTCTGGGAGATATTTTTCTTCCCGGTCCAGGAGCTCATGACTTGGTCGCTCTGTTAAAGGACCTTCCTATCACAGCCAGTGTTCGAGGCAATTGGGATGATTGTGTCCTTGAGGCCTTGGATGGTGAATATGGTTTGAAAAATCCACAAGAAATCCAGTCAATGCGCATGACCCAGTTTTTGATGGAGCGAATGGATCCTGCAACGATTGTCTGGCTACGAAGCTTGCCTTTGCTGGAAAAGAAAGAAATTGAAGGATTGCGCTTTTCTATCTCTCATAATTTGCCAAATAAGAACTATGGTGGTGACTTGCTAGTTGAGAATGATACAGAGAAATTTGACAAACTCCTAGATGATGAAGTTGACGTGGCAGTCTATGGTCATGTTCACAAGCAGTTGCTTCGTTATGGCAGTCAAGGGCAACAAATCATCAATCCAGGGTCGATTGGTATGCCCTATTTTAATTGGGAGGCGTTAAAAAATCACCGTGCCCAGTATTCCGTGATAGAAGTTGAAGATGGGGAATTACTCAATATCCAATTTCGTAAAGTTGCTTATGATTACGAAGCTGAGTTAGAATTGGCCAAGTCCAAGGGACTTCCCTTTATCGAAATGTATGAAGAACTACGAAGAGAAGACAACTATCAGGGGCACAATCTGGAACTATTAGCAAGCTTAATAGAAAAGCATGGGTATGTAGAAGATGTGAAGAATTTTTTTGATTTTTTGTAA
- the uvrC gene encoding excinuclease ABC subunit UvrC produces the protein MNNLIKSKLELLPTSPGCYIHKDKNGTIIYVGKAKNLRNRVRSYFRGSHDTKTEALVSEIVDFEFIVTESNIEALLLEINLIKENKPKYNIMLKDDKSYPFIKITNERYPRLIITRQVKKDGGLYFGPYPDVGAANEIKRLLDRIFPFRKCTNPPSKVCFYYHIGQCMAHTICNKDEAYFKSMAQEVSDFLKGQDDKIIDELKKKMETAAQTMEFERAAEYRDLIQAIGTLRTKQRVMAKDLQNRDVFGYYVDKGWMCVQVFFVRQGKLIERDVNLFPYYNDPDEDFLTYVGQFYQEKSHLVPNEVLIPQDIDEEAVKALVDTKILKPQRGEKKQLVNLAIKNARVSLEQKFNLLEKSVEKTQGAIENLGRLLQIRTPVRIESFDNSNIMGTSPVSAMVVFVNGKPSKKDYRKYKIKTVVGPDDYASMREVIRRRYGRVQRDGLTPPDLIVIDGGQGQVNIAKQVIQEELGLDIPIAGLQKNDKHQTHELLFGDPLEVVELSRNSQEFFLLQRIQDEVHRFAITFHRQLRSKNSFSSQLDGIEGLGPKRKQNLMKHFKSLTKIKEVSVDEIVEVGVPRAVAEAVQRKLNPQEEVELAQVAEERVDY, from the coding sequence ATGAATAACTTGATTAAATCAAAACTAGAGCTCTTGCCGACCAGCCCTGGTTGTTACATTCACAAGGATAAAAACGGCACCATTATCTATGTAGGAAAGGCTAAAAATCTGCGTAACCGCGTGCGGTCTTATTTCCGTGGAAGTCATGATACCAAAACAGAGGCTCTGGTGTCTGAAATTGTGGATTTTGAATTTATCGTTACGGAGTCTAATATTGAGGCACTTCTCCTAGAAATTAATCTGATCAAGGAAAATAAGCCTAAATACAATATCATGCTCAAGGATGACAAGTCTTATCCTTTCATCAAAATCACTAATGAGCGCTATCCTCGTTTGATTATCACCCGTCAGGTTAAAAAGGACGGAGGTCTCTACTTTGGACCGTATCCAGACGTGGGGGCGGCCAATGAAATCAAGCGATTGCTGGATCGGATTTTCCCTTTTCGCAAGTGTACCAATCCACCGTCTAAGGTTTGCTTTTATTACCATATCGGCCAGTGTATGGCCCACACCATATGTAATAAAGATGAGGCCTATTTCAAGTCCATGGCTCAGGAGGTTTCTGATTTCCTAAAAGGGCAGGATGATAAAATCATCGATGAACTCAAGAAAAAGATGGAAACTGCAGCCCAGACTATGGAATTTGAACGTGCGGCGGAATACCGTGACCTAATTCAGGCTATTGGAACGCTTCGAACCAAGCAACGGGTCATGGCTAAGGATCTCCAAAATCGGGATGTCTTTGGCTACTATGTGGACAAGGGCTGGATGTGTGTTCAGGTTTTCTTTGTCCGTCAAGGCAAGCTCATTGAACGCGATGTCAATCTTTTCCCCTATTATAATGATCCGGATGAGGATTTCTTGACCTATGTAGGACAATTTTATCAAGAAAAATCTCACCTGGTTCCCAATGAGGTACTGATTCCGCAGGATATCGATGAAGAAGCCGTTAAGGCCTTGGTAGATACCAAGATTCTCAAACCCCAGCGTGGTGAGAAAAAACAACTGGTCAATTTAGCCATAAAAAATGCTCGAGTCAGTCTAGAGCAGAAGTTCAATCTGTTAGAAAAATCTGTCGAAAAGACACAAGGGGCTATTGAAAATCTTGGTCGCTTACTCCAAATTCGGACTCCAGTCCGTATCGAATCCTTTGATAACTCTAATATCATGGGGACCAGTCCTGTTTCAGCCATGGTTGTCTTTGTCAACGGAAAACCTAGTAAGAAGGATTACCGTAAGTACAAGATAAAAACCGTAGTCGGGCCAGACGACTATGCCAGTATGAGAGAAGTCATTCGCAGGCGCTATGGTCGAGTACAGCGTGATGGCTTGACTCCGCCAGATTTGATTGTCATTGATGGGGGACAAGGTCAAGTCAATATTGCCAAGCAAGTCATTCAAGAGGAGCTGGGCTTGGATATCCCCATTGCAGGTCTGCAAAAGAATGATAAGCACCAAACCCATGAATTGCTCTTTGGAGATCCGCTTGAGGTGGTGGAGTTGTCTCGCAATTCTCAGGAATTTTTCCTCCTCCAACGTATTCAGGATGAGGTGCACCGCTTTGCCATTACTTTCCACCGCCAACTGCGCTCCAAAAATTCCTTTTCATCACAATTGGATGGAATTGAAGGGCTGGGACCTAAACGCAAGCAGAATCTCATGAAGCATTTCAAGTCTCTCACCAAAATCAAGGAAGTCAGTGTGGATGAGATTGTCGAAGTTGGAGTACCTAGAGCTGTTGCAGAGGCTGTGCAGAGGAAGTTGAACCCGCAGGAAGAAGTTGAGTTGGCTCAAGTGGCGGAAGAAAGAGTAGATTACTAA
- a CDS encoding M42 family metallopeptidase, with amino-acid sequence MNQTVEYIKELTAIASPTGFTREVSDYLVKTLEGFGYQPVRTAKGGVNVTIKGQNDKEHRYVTAHVDTLGAIVRAVKSDGRLKMDRIGGFPWNMIEGENCTVHVASTGEKVSGTILIHQTSCHVYKDAGTAERTQDNMEVRLDVKVTNEKETRALGIEVGDFISFDPRTVVTETGFIKSRHLDDKVSAAILLNLLRIYKEEKIELPVTTHFDFSVFEEVGHGANSNIPAQVVEYLAVDMGAMGDDQQTDEYTVSICVKDASGPYHYDFRQHLVALAKEQDIPFKLDIYPFYGSDASAAMSAGAEVKHALLGAGIESSHSYERTHIDSVVATERMVDAYLKSILVD; translated from the coding sequence ATGAATCAAACAGTAGAATATATTAAAGAACTGACAGCCATTGCGTCGCCAACAGGCTTCACTCGGGAGGTTTCGGACTATTTAGTCAAGACTCTAGAAGGTTTTGGTTACCAGCCGGTTCGCACAGCTAAGGGTGGTGTCAATGTGACCATCAAAGGTCAAAATGATAAGGAGCATCGCTATGTGACTGCCCATGTGGATACGCTGGGTGCTATTGTCCGTGCTGTCAAATCAGATGGCCGTCTCAAAATGGACCGTATCGGTGGTTTCCCTTGGAACATGATTGAAGGAGAAAACTGTACCGTTCATGTGGCTAGCACAGGTGAAAAAGTATCAGGAACCATCCTCATCCACCAGACTTCTTGCCATGTCTATAAGGATGCAGGAACTGCAGAACGCACGCAGGACAATATGGAAGTGCGTTTGGATGTAAAAGTGACCAATGAAAAAGAAACTCGTGCCTTGGGGATTGAGGTCGGTGATTTTATCAGCTTTGATCCACGAACTGTCGTGACAGAGACAGGTTTTATCAAGTCTCGTCATTTGGATGATAAGGTCAGCGCAGCGATCTTGCTTAACCTGCTTCGTATTTATAAGGAAGAGAAGATTGAATTGCCCGTAACAACTCATTTTGATTTTTCAGTCTTTGAAGAAGTGGGGCATGGTGCTAATTCTAACATTCCTGCTCAGGTAGTAGAATATCTGGCTGTGGATATGGGAGCTATGGGAGATGACCAGCAAACAGACGAATATACAGTGTCTATCTGTGTCAAGGATGCTTCTGGACCTTATCACTACGACTTCCGTCAACACTTGGTTGCTTTGGCTAAAGAGCAAGATATTCCATTTAAGCTGGATATCTATCCATTTTATGGTTCGGACGCTTCAGCAGCTATGTCTGCAGGGGCAGAAGTCAAACACGCCCTTCTCGGTGCTGGTATCGAGTCTAGCCACTCATATGAGCGCACTCATATTGACTCGGTGGTCGCAACGGAACGTATGGTTGATGCTTATCTTAAGAGCATATTGGTAGACTAA
- a CDS encoding rhodanese-like domain-containing protein: MKEISFDAFYQLYQNDQLSLVDVREVDEFESLHLEGAHNLPLSQLADTYDQLDKDQLHYVICKSGMRSARACQFLAEQGYEVINVQGGMMAFEEL, from the coding sequence ATGAAAGAAATTTCCTTTGACGCATTTTACCAGCTTTACCAAAACGACCAACTTTCTCTAGTAGACGTGAGAGAAGTGGATGAGTTTGAATCTCTTCATTTAGAAGGTGCCCACAACCTACCGCTGAGTCAATTAGCTGATACTTATGATCAATTGGACAAGGATCAGTTACATTATGTTATTTGTAAATCTGGAATGAGATCGGCGCGTGCTTGTCAATTCCTAGCTGAACAAGGTTATGAGGTTATCAATGTTCAAGGTGGCATGATGGCCTTTGAAGAACTTTAA
- the pepV gene encoding dipeptidase PepV has product MTVIDFTAEVEKRKEDLLADLFSLLEINSERDDSKADAQHPFGPGPVKALEKFLEIADRDGYPTKNVDNYAGHFEFGDGEEVLGIFAHMDVVPAGSGWDTDPYTPTIKDGRLYARGASDDKGPTTACYYGLKIIKELGLPTSKKVRFIVGTDEESGWADMDYYFEHVGLAKPDFGFSPDAEFPIINGEKGNITEYLHFAGENTGAARLHSFTGGLRENMVPESATAVVSGDLADLHAKLDAFVAEHKLRGEIYEETGQYKVTIIGKSAHGAMPASGVNGATYLALFLSQFDFAGPAKDYLDIAGKILLNDHEGESLKIAHVDEKMGALSMNAGVFRFDETSADNTIALNIRYPKGTNPEQIKSILENLPVASVSLSEHGHTPHYVPMEDPLVQTLLNVYEKQTGLKGHEQVIGGGTFGRLLERGVAYGAMFPDSIDTMHQANEFIALDDLFRAAAIYAEAIYELIK; this is encoded by the coding sequence ATGACAGTAATTGATTTTACAGCAGAAGTAGAAAAACGCAAAGAAGACCTCTTGGCTGACTTGTTTAGCCTTTTGGAAATCAACTCAGAACGTGATGACAGCAAGGCTGATGCCCAGCATCCATTTGGACCTGGTCCAGTAAAAGCCTTGGAGAAATTCCTTGAAATCGCAGACCGTGATGGCTATCCAACTAAGAATGTTGATAACTATGCAGGACATTTTGAGTTTGGTGATGGAGAAGAAGTTCTCGGAATCTTTGCCCATATGGATGTGGTGCCTGCTGGTAGCGGTTGGGACACAGATCCATATACACCAACTATCAAAGATGGTCGCCTTTATGCGCGTGGTGCTTCTGATGATAAGGGACCTACAACAGCTTGTTACTATGGCTTGAAAATCATCAAAGAATTGGGCCTTCCAACTTCTAAGAAAGTCCGCTTCATCGTGGGAACAGACGAAGAATCAGGCTGGGCAGACATGGACTACTACTTCGAGCACGTAGGACTTGCAAAACCAGACTTCGGTTTCTCTCCAGACGCTGAATTCCCTATCATCAACGGTGAAAAAGGAAACATTACTGAATACCTCCACTTTGCAGGCGAAAATACAGGTGCTGCCCGTCTTCATAGCTTTACAGGTGGTTTGCGTGAAAACATGGTGCCTGAATCAGCAACAGCAGTTGTTTCAGGCGACTTGGCTGACTTGCACGCTAAATTAGATGCCTTTGTTGCAGAACACAAACTCAGAGGAGAAATTTACGAAGAGACTGGTCAATACAAGGTGACCATCATTGGTAAATCAGCCCATGGTGCTATGCCTGCTTCAGGTGTTAATGGTGCGACTTACCTTGCCCTCTTCCTCAGCCAGTTTGACTTTGCTGGACCTGCAAAAGACTACCTTGACATCGCTGGAAAAATTCTTTTGAACGACCATGAGGGTGAAAGTCTCAAGATTGCTCATGTGGACGAAAAGATGGGTGCCCTTTCTATGAATGCAGGCGTCTTCCGCTTTGATGAAACAAGTGCTGACAATACGATTGCCCTTAACATCCGCTATCCAAAAGGAACCAACCCAGAGCAAATCAAGTCAATTCTTGAAAACTTGCCAGTTGCTTCTGTTAGCCTCTCTGAACACGGTCACACGCCTCACTATGTACCAATGGAAGATCCGCTTGTGCAAACCTTGTTGAATGTCTATGAAAAACAAACTGGTCTTAAAGGTCACGAGCAAGTCATCGGTGGTGGTACTTTTGGTCGCTTGCTCGAACGCGGAGTTGCCTACGGTGCCATGTTCCCAGACTCAATTGACACCATGCACCAAGCCAATGAATTTATCGCCTTGGACGATCTTTTCCGAGCAGCAGCAATCTATGCCGAAGCTATTTACGAATTGATCAAATAA
- a CDS encoding uracil-DNA glycosylase family protein, giving the protein MSQIERIKQAIMSDPQNASYTKRGIEPLFAVPKTARINIIGQAPGLKTQEAGLYWKDKSGDRLRDWLGVDEDTFYNSGYFAVLPMDFYFPGHGNSGDLPPRAGFAEKWHPQLLKELPDIQLTLLIGQYAQAYYLQEKISGKVTERVKHYQNYLPTYFPLVHPSPRNQIWMAKNPWFESEVVPDLKKRIKTILGEKE; this is encoded by the coding sequence ATGTCTCAAATTGAAAGAATCAAGCAGGCTATTATGTCAGATCCACAAAATGCCAGCTATACAAAGCGTGGCATTGAGCCTCTCTTTGCAGTGCCAAAGACAGCTCGCATCAATATCATCGGTCAGGCACCGGGACTTAAAACCCAAGAAGCAGGCCTTTACTGGAAGGACAAAAGTGGTGACCGCTTGCGGGACTGGCTAGGTGTGGATGAAGATACCTTTTACAATTCAGGTTATTTTGCTGTTTTGCCTATGGATTTCTACTTTCCAGGCCATGGCAATTCAGGTGACCTGCCACCGCGAGCGGGTTTTGCTGAAAAATGGCATCCTCAGCTCTTGAAAGAATTGCCTGATATTCAGCTAACCCTCTTGATTGGACAATATGCTCAAGCCTACTATTTACAGGAAAAAATTAGTGGCAAGGTGACAGAACGGGTAAAACATTACCAGAACTACTTGCCAACCTATTTTCCACTAGTTCACCCCTCGCCGCGAAATCAAATCTGGATGGCCAAAAATCCTTGGTTTGAGTCAGAAGTGGTGCCAGATTTGAAAAAAAGAATTAAAACTATTTTAGGAGAAAAAGAATGA
- the brnQ gene encoding branched-chain amino acid transport system II carrier protein codes for MAKKGALTGLLLFGIFFGAGNLIFPPSLGALSGEHFLPAIAGFVFSGVGIAVLTLIIGTLNPKGYIYEISTKIAPWFATLYLSVLYLSIGPFFAIPRTATTAYEVGISPLLSDANKGLGLIVFTVLYFAAAYLISLNPSKILDRIGRILTPVFAILIVILVVLGAFKYGGTSPQAASAAYQASAFGTGFLEGYNTLDALASVAFSVIAVQTLKQLGFSSKKEYISTIWVVGIVVALAFSALYIGLGFLGNHFPVPAEAMKGGTPGVYILSQATQEIFGSTAQLFLAAMVTVTCFTTTVGLIVSTAEFFNERFPQISYKVYATAFTLIGFAIANLGLDAIIKYSIPVLVILYPITIAIVMIVIVNKFVALSKPGMQLTIAVVTAIAIASVLGSSFKVEFLANLVNALPFAKASLPWLVPAVVGILLSLVLPNKQESDVFEME; via the coding sequence ATGGCTAAAAAAGGTGCCCTAACAGGTTTACTCCTGTTTGGAATATTTTTTGGTGCGGGAAACTTGATTTTTCCGCCTTCTCTGGGTGCTCTATCTGGAGAACATTTTCTTCCTGCCATCGCAGGTTTTGTCTTTTCAGGCGTCGGTATCGCCGTCTTGACCCTTATTATTGGAACGCTAAATCCTAAAGGATATATCTACGAGATTTCAACAAAGATAGCGCCTTGGTTTGCGACTCTTTACCTCTCAGTTCTTTACTTGTCAATCGGTCCATTCTTTGCTATCCCACGTACAGCTACAACAGCTTACGAAGTAGGGATTAGCCCCCTTTTGTCGGATGCAAATAAAGGGCTTGGCTTGATTGTCTTTACCGTGCTTTACTTTGCAGCGGCGTATTTAATCTCGCTTAATCCATCAAAAATCTTGGACCGTATCGGCCGTATCTTAACGCCAGTCTTTGCGATTTTGATCGTTATCTTGGTTGTTTTAGGAGCTTTCAAATATGGTGGAACAAGTCCTCAAGCTGCTTCAGCTGCTTATCAAGCTTCTGCCTTTGGGACAGGTTTCCTAGAAGGTTACAATACCTTGGATGCCCTTGCTTCAGTTGCCTTTAGCGTAATCGCAGTTCAAACCTTGAAACAACTTGGATTTTCAAGTAAGAAAGAATACATTTCAACTATTTGGGTGGTTGGGATCGTTGTTGCCCTTGCTTTCAGTGCTCTTTACATCGGTTTAGGTTTCCTTGGAAATCATTTCCCAGTACCAGCTGAGGCGATGAAGGGTGGAACACCAGGTGTTTACATCTTGTCACAAGCGACTCAAGAAATCTTTGGTTCAACAGCTCAACTCTTCCTTGCAGCTATGGTTACCGTAACCTGCTTCACAACAACAGTTGGTTTGATTGTGTCAACAGCTGAGTTCTTTAATGAACGCTTCCCACAAATCAGCTACAAGGTTTATGCGACAGCCTTTACCTTGATTGGATTTGCCATTGCTAATTTGGGTCTTGATGCGATTATCAAGTACTCCATTCCAGTACTGGTTATCTTGTACCCAATCACGATTGCTATCGTTATGATTGTCATTGTCAACAAATTTGTAGCTCTTTCAAAACCAGGTATGCAGTTGACAATTGCTGTGGTTACAGCTATTGCTATTGCAAGCGTATTAGGAAGCTCGTTTAAGGTTGAGTTTCTTGCGAATCTTGTCAACGCTCTTCCTTTTGCCAAGGCATCACTCCCATGGTTAGTACCAGCCGTTGTCGGAATCTTGCTCTCATTGGTTCTACCAAATAAGCAAGAAAGCGATGTTTTTGAAATGGAATAA
- a CDS encoding triacylglycerol lipase — MITEEDYRYIVDDVYDVDSGKVSSPIQEGRLVANDRFKVITNPIDNTSNGMQAMAVAPVDKNGNVDYSHIVIAYAGTNKDDRLDIQTDIQSIGFGDRQVLSDLKTKTLRKSQFQTALSFAEEIEKTYPSAKITTAGHSLGESLAMYVALKRGYANVGYNGPDIHNLISKEEIKYMQEHPEQFRNYRHKYDVIGNITGNTTQTAIFPYIYPAKDNWGNKLEYHNLSQWRFDENGQLVDLDGKRVTNLKVTALAAATAGMYRYQKIKSYLSVDGLSSREEIYLDSLQGMALGEGMANAARAGADDVKHLQEEVVSKAQELWNQLDFSSFRYLSYDEVLSTFASAGVTQATIVGSVEQDFEQMNQKAEKLATEFDTLNQQIIQVIENKLATDKELAGEFRKWNSRI, encoded by the coding sequence ATGATTACAGAAGAAGATTATAGATATATAGTAGACGATGTTTACGATGTTGACTCTGGTAAGGTGAGTAGTCCTATTCAGGAGGGACGATTAGTTGCAAACGACCGGTTTAAAGTAATCACCAATCCCATAGACAACACTTCCAACGGTATGCAGGCGATGGCGGTTGCTCCTGTGGATAAAAATGGGAATGTGGATTATAGCCACATAGTGATCGCCTATGCAGGGACGAATAAAGATGATCGGCTTGACATTCAAACAGATATCCAATCAATAGGATTTGGTGATAGACAGGTGCTGTCGGATTTGAAAACGAAGACATTGAGAAAATCTCAATTTCAAACGGCTCTGAGTTTTGCGGAAGAAATCGAAAAAACTTACCCCTCTGCAAAAATCACAACTGCGGGGCATTCGCTTGGAGAGTCTCTGGCTATGTATGTCGCTTTAAAGAGAGGTTATGCTAATGTTGGGTATAATGGGCCAGATATTCATAACTTGATTTCGAAAGAAGAAATCAAGTACATGCAAGAACATCCAGAACAATTTCGCAATTACCGTCATAAGTATGATGTTATTGGCAATATTACGGGAAATACGACTCAAACAGCTATATTTCCCTACATCTACCCTGCAAAAGATAACTGGGGTAACAAGTTAGAATATCATAACTTGTCCCAGTGGCGATTTGATGAGAATGGCCAGTTAGTTGATTTGGATGGAAAACGTGTCACAAATCTCAAAGTAACAGCGCTAGCAGCAGCAACAGCAGGTATGTACCGCTACCAAAAAATCAAAAGCTACCTCTCGGTAGATGGTTTGTCAAGTAGGGAAGAGATATACTTGGATAGCTTGCAGGGAATGGCTCTAGGGGAAGGAATGGCTAATGCAGCTCGAGCTGGTGCAGACGACGTCAAGCACCTTCAAGAGGAGGTGGTGTCAAAAGCACAAGAACTATGGAATCAGCTTGACTTTAGTAGTTTCCGATACCTGAGTTATGATGAAGTCCTATCGACTTTTGCGTCTGCGGGTGTGACTCAGGCTACGATTGTCGGTTCAGTTGAGCAAGATTTTGAGCAAATGAATCAAAAAGCTGAAAAACTAGCCACAGAGTTTGATACCCTTAACCAACAGATTATCCAAGTCATTGAGAATAAACTAGCCACAGATAAGGAATTGGCAGGAGAATTTAGAAAATGGAACAGTCGGATTTAG